The genomic region AGCTTTTTGGGACAACCGGCCGAGGCTGGAACATTTCCGAACGCCGGTAGGGCAAGCCCTCTTGAGGCTGCAACGCTGAACAGTCGCAAGGTGCACAGAGTCCAAGACGAGGCGCACCACCATCGGATCGACGGCCGACCCAGGATTTCCCAGGCTTGCAATCGTCGGGAACGGTAAAGATCAGACACTCACGCCGAAGATCCAGCCGACGCCTGCAGTGATCGCCATGGCGGCGGCCCCCCAGAATAACACTCGGGCCGTGGCCGGCAGTTTCGGGGCGCCGCCTGCTGTGGCACCGATGGCCCCGAGGGCCGCAAGGCTGACCAGTGTCGTGATGACGACAGCCGGGATGATCTGCGTGGCTGGGGCCAGCAACGCCGCGGCAAGGGGCACTGCGGCAGCGATTGTGAAGGTGACACCCGAGGCGAAAGCCGCCTGCAAGGGGTTGGCGGCGTGAACCTCAGACAGGCCCAGTTCATCGCGGGTATGGGCGGCAAGGGCGTCCTTCGTCGTCAGTTCTCGCGCCACAAGGGCCGCCGTGGCGGGCGAGAGGCCCCGGGATTCGTAAATCGATGCAAGCTCAGCCTCTTCCGCCTCGGGAGTGTCGATCAGCGCCTGCCGTTCCCGGGCGATGTCAGCGTGTTCGACGTCGGACTGCGAACTGACCGAGACATACTCCCCCGCAGCCATCGACATGGCCCCGGCGGCAAGGCCAGCCGCGCCAGCCACA from Tabrizicola piscis harbors:
- a CDS encoding VIT1/CCC1 transporter family protein produces the protein MTLAYTSAHKELHYLDRAGWLRAAVLGANDGIVSVSSLIVGVAAADPSPTAVLVAGAAGLAAGAMSMAAGEYVSVSSQSDVEHADIARERQALIDTPEAEEAELASIYESRGLSPATAALVARELTTKDALAAHTRDELGLSEVHAANPLQAAFASGVTFTIAAAVPLAAALLAPATQIIPAVVITTLVSLAALGAIGATAGGAPKLPATARVLFWGAAAMAITAGVGWIFGVSV